The proteins below come from a single Aegilops tauschii subsp. strangulata cultivar AL8/78 chromosome 6, Aet v6.0, whole genome shotgun sequence genomic window:
- the LOC109769877 gene encoding uncharacterized protein → MQPREALQPGEISSSSAASSSLSSPAPDPIPPRNTSSPKKMEHSETPNSEEKGFPQLFMRQYDYDSVKAWIKKMEDEREEMDGIKELPPLEIIEFEDLMAEAWSPDRLLPWTCGIVHFRDYIAYLKKFFNSNVALHFDLHAAAKRCLKMEKSYMENGNIHQGNLTLEIQNVAENIMKERKSEGQFAVAAAGLVCIAAEAKLMSKLSKN, encoded by the exons ATGCAACCCCGTGAGGCCCTACAGCCGGGGGAGATCTCTTCCTCGTCCGCCGCCTCGTCGTCGCTTTCCAGTCCCGCTCCCGATCCCATCCCTCCACGAAATACTAGTTCCCCAAAGAAGATGGAACACAGTGAGACCCCAAATTCGGAGGAGAAGGGCTTCCCCCAACTCTTCATGAGGCAGTACGACTACGATTCTGTGAAGGCGTGGATTAAGAAGATGGAGGATGAAAGGGAGGAAATGGATGGTATCAAGGAACTGCCGCCATTGGAGATCATCGAGTTCGAAG ATCTTATGGCGGAGGCATGGTCTCCGGACAGGCTACTGCCTTGGACTTGCGGTATAGTTCATTTCAGAGACTACATTGCCTATCTCAAGAAGTTTTTCAATAGCAATGTTGCTCTTCATTTTGACCTGCATGCCGCAGCTAAACGG TGTCTCAAAATGGAGAAGAGCTATATGGAGAATGGCAATATTCACCAGGGAAACCTTACCCTCGAGATCCAGAATGTAGCAGAAAATATCATGAAAGAAAGAAAATCAGAGGGTCAATTTGCTGTCGCCGCTGCTGGCTTGGTG TGCATTGCTGCTGAAGCTAAGTTGATGTCCAAGCTATCAAAAAACTGA